The Erythrolamprus reginae isolate rEryReg1 chromosome 3, rEryReg1.hap1, whole genome shotgun sequence genome contains a region encoding:
- the LOC139165815 gene encoding tigger transposable element-derived protein 1-like, with protein sequence MAPKRCMRGGGGDAKKSRKMLTIKEKIELLDMLKAGRSNVDVGRHYGINESTVRYIRKDEKKIRQTSQITFNKAAKRMVTPRNKRLMKMEAALSVWVQDCRKKSIALDTNTIRTKAQQLYNRLEDTEGGDADEENADESAGDFEDPQPSTSSASSAPATFTASKGWFDKFQRRYGLKSVSLHGEAASADTGAAENFVQRTFKDLIADGGYLPEQVFNMDETGLFWKRMPSRTFLMQDEAKAPGFKAMKDRVTLIMCGNAAGFLMKPGLIYKSRNPRALKNRNKNALPVYWMHNPKAWITKPLTRDWFHQCFIPQVKDYLAAKGLNFKVLLLMDNAGGHDDLAHEHDGVQVEFLPPNTTSLIQPMDQGVIRAFKALTRAILLEASWKQWMLMKTSH encoded by the exons atggcacctaaacgttgcatgcggggtggaggcggcgacgctaaaaagagcaggaagatgctgacaatcaaggagaaaattgaacttttggacatgctgaaagcgggacgttctaatgtagatgttggtcggcattatgggatcaacgaatcgactgtgcgatacattcggaaagacgaaaagaagataaggcaaacttctcagataacattcaacaaggctgcaaaaagaatggtgacgcctagaaacaaacgccttatgaagatggaagctgctttgtctgtgtgggtacaagactgccgcaaaaagagcattgctttggatacgaacactatacgaaccaaagcgcagcaattgtacaaccgtcttgaagacacagaaggaggcgatgcagatgaggaaaacgcag atgaaagTGCTGGTGACtttgaagacccccagccatcaacatcttctgcttcttcagccccagccacattcacagcaagcaaagggtggtttgacaaatttcaacggcgctatggcctgaagagtgtgtcattgcatggagaagctgcctcagcagatacaggtgcagccgaaaactttgtccagcgcacgtttaaagatctaattgcagacgGGGgttaccttccagaacaggtgttcaacatggacgaaacaggcctgttctggaagaggatgccttcacggactttcttgatgcaagatgaagccaaagcccctggctttaaggccatgaaagatagagtgactttgatcatgtgtgggaatgcagcaggctttttgatgaagccggggctaatttataagtcacgaaatccaagagccctcaagaacagaaataagaatgcattgccagtgtactggatgcataatcctaaagcatggattacaaaacccctcacgcgggactggtttcatcagtgcttcatcccacaggtgaaggattatttggctgccaaaggactcaatttcaaagtgcttctcctaatggacaatgctggaggccatgatgacctggcacatgaacatgatggggtgcaagttgaattcttgccaccaaacaccacatcgcttatccagccgatggatcaaggtgttatccgcgcatttaaggcacttacacgcgcaattctcttggaagcatcgtggaagcaatggatgctgatgaaaacttcacattga